Genomic window (Phragmites australis chromosome 5, lpPhrAust1.1, whole genome shotgun sequence):
ATTATAAAGCTTATGTTAAGATTGATTGGTATCACAAATGATCTCTCACATGTCTTGCAAAGAAAGGATCTTAACATTGTTCATGCCATCATGGTTAGTAGCTAGTTCATTGTTCCATTTATAATTTATCATAAATCCTATTGCAATTTAGTAATTCATTTTATTGCAATGTAGCTTCTTAATGTTCTCAAAATTCAGTTGATCACCATGAGACATAGAAATTGGGATGACTTATTTGATGAGGTGACACCGTTTTGTGTTGTCAAGGGTATTCTTATGCCTAATATGTCTGGAGAAATACTGGTGAGGGGTCGCTCAAGGCGTGATGGGTTTACTGTCACTAATTTGTGCTAAGATAAATCATCGGTTTAGTGAAGCAACTACAAAGTTATTAGCATGCTTCTCTTATCTTGATCCAAAATATTCTTCCTCCAAGTTTGATGTCAACTGGCTCGCTCGACTCGTTGAAATTTATTACGTAGATTTCTCATATCATTACCGTACAATAATAAGTGATCAAATTTAGACCTATGTTCTTCATGTGAGGAGGCATGTTGTGTTTGCTACTTGGAAAGACATTGCAAGTTTGGCGGTGAAGATGGTTAAAAGTGATAAACATTTGGTATTCCATTGGTTTACATGCTCATTGAGTTGGTATTATTATTGCCCATGTCAACGGCAACTGTTGTGTAACGTCCTAAGTTTTAGCATATTAGTTAACTACAAAATtcacttcaaattaaaaattttgtaattagttaaaccaaataaaCATCAAGTAAAAGcttatatgagtatatatatataccagtatgtatatatttatgtatattagGTTGGCTAAGTACACCAAAATGCACCACCTTAATTTCAAAATGAACCCTTGCATTAAGTTTACTCATATGTATTTGGTTTATTGTTGTTGTAATTCTTGGCGTGGAGATtagaatttgaatgtctcttaaattcaaatctactcttagtttTTGTTCAGCTCAactccaatttgaattcaaatcatcttccaaatctCGAAGCTTTACTCCcaagtccaaattcaaatccctcatttgaatttatcccaaaagtatttttccttttccttttctctatTTTACCTTAGGCCTAATCTCTTTCTCTTCTCGTGCTGcctttcttttttccctctcGGTGCATCCCATCCAGCCAGCCCAACCAGCCTGGCTCCCTTCCCCTATCCTTCTCCCATGCTTTGGCCGCAGCCGCGCTGCCAGCTCAACTTTCGCACGCACACATGAGCCCGGCCGTCCACGCGTCTCCCATCCGCTCTCCGCTCATGTCGTCTCTCTCCTCCAGCACATCGCCACGCCGCGCTGTCCGCACACAGCCACCACGACTGCCACTCTCCCCCTCAAGAAATATCACGGTCAGCGCATTGAATACGCCACGAAGCCCTCCGCTCTCTCgctctcttttctctttctctctctcccctcacagCACACTGCCCATGCGCATGAAGCCGTGTGACTTCCACGCCTGTGCATGCGTATGGACGGCACAATGTGGCCATGCTACGGGGATTAAGGTGGGTGCCCCAAGCCACCTCATCTCCATGCTTCTCGCCGATGACCGCACGATGTCATGAGACCAGCACCACCTCAAGCCGGAACGTAGGGCTATAAAAGGCGTAGCCCCGGcctctctccttccccttttACCCCTTTCACCGTCATCGTGCCATTGCTCTCCGCCATAGCTCTGCCACTGATGTTTCTCCCCACAACGAGCTACCGAAAAGCCCACAAGCTCACCGTCGTCCCTATGTTGTGCTCCATTGACTAGAAGCCCGACGGGATCCCACCTGAACCAGGGACCAAGAAGCATCATTGTTGTCACTTCAATGCATCGCTGGCTGCTATCCTGCCCATCACCGTTCTTGTGCTCGGTGAGCATCCCCGTCCCCTCGCACAACCCATCGCCTAGCACCATGCAATCATGAGTTTTTCCCCACCGCCATCACCATCGCTCGCCGCTGGTAACCCCTAGCCCTCTCCTGAGCTGGCCTTCGTGCCATGTTAGCCACGTAGACTTAGCCGTAGGCTTGTGGGTGGCCCAAAGCACTTTGGAAGgagggaggtgctgcccaattTCTGCATCACCTCTTAGACCTACCCCAGCTGCTGTCTGGCGTTGCTCCAGCCATGACTCACCGTCGATAAGCCCTGAGACAGGTTAGCCGTTACATGTAGAGGCTCGGCGACCATTTGCCTTCGAGGAACCTCAGCAGGAGTGTGATTCTAGCGAGCTCATCGGTGCGGCTCTGCCGCAATCGCTTGTCGGCGGCCTAATCCCCCCTCGTCACCCAGCTCTGCCACACGCTCGCACGTGCGTTTGCGGGTCGCCGCTCGCGCATTGCGCCTGGGCAGCCTGGCCAAGTCGGGTTGTGGCTCAGCCCGGTAGCCAGTCGGACTGCCAGGCCGGCCTAGCCACCCAAAGGTCATGTCCCAGTGGATCAGCCCAACTCAGCAGCAGCTAAAACCAACTGGCCCGATCGAGTGGGTCGTGGTACTGTGAAGCCCAAGTCTGGCCCATCCTAAGACCATTTTGGCCCAATCTGAGCTACTATTCATGTGGGCTCAGGTTACTGTTCACATGGGTCCCACCCATAAATAGTATCATTTCGTATTTTTTCgatctaattttagattaaatcttccaggagccataacttctctgCTCTGGCTctgatttcgacgattctttcatgaaaattcatctaaattcaagatctacctatctatccTATTGTGGTATCCATAATCACTCTTTTGTTTTGCATTTGGTGTTTTTTGTTCTTCTCTACTATAGTTCATTATTGATTGTAGTCGTGTTTGGAACTAGCATAGTTTTGTGAGTGCTacgcaggaagcatcaggagcgagtAAGATCCAGATTTCAATCAAGATTTAGAAGAGAACATCGAAGAAGGCAAgccctatctccttgatcatattgaacctatgatttcaaataatctacatgatcaactaaaattgaACTAATTAtcgtatgtgctatgtattgcgcttttacaaactacttatgGTAGTTactcctatcaaacaattgccCTGCCtaaaatattatcatccagaatacatataaCCCTAGGAATTatctgttgttatctatattaacattggatgacgccttgatatctagcatgcttaggattaaatacgtctcctcggagacgtcgcttttaaaatacattTCTTCAGAGATAACAATTTACTGTTATCactgttaactcatataccatgaatccttgatggttgtgaattccatgatggGTGAAATCCTTGTTGTCGTGTGAGATATGGCAGAacatgtgtaaaaataggtgaaaactgttttggcaggggcaggtagagtggtcctctagtcgaggatgctcttggaggCTTGGGTTACTTTTTTGGTATTCActgccagaagatacctactCTGGTTGTTTAAGTATCAAATCTTGTGCTGTCATGCTGAGCCACcctcgtgcaaccatgcatcctgtatgggcaggacttgacttttctctCACCGAACCAGGctagggaggagagagaggtcaAGTGACCATCTGTTCCTCTGTTTGAATGTTTCAAGAACTAGCCAACGGCTTAAAAGGGGGGCTGGCATTCAATACAAGGCGTTTGGTATTTGGgttgtctcgtagaaaagcccgacaagaaaggtgattgaagtgtctcggtatgattcgctcctccgcttgcaattgTTGGAGGTTGGGCATATCACgtgggtacaatgtacaacctctacagagtgtaaacctatttgaatagtcgtgtccacgaTCATGAACATGCGAATGCATGGTCATGCTTGattagactctgggtgcgtgtgtcttgatgagtgagtgtgtggattaAATGtttgtgtgatgaggttgctggctcaatccGACAGAATTTGTGTGGTACTAGAAGTACAACAGATATGATGAtggggactgcggagtgaggtgtagtcCCTCCTAGAACCAAAAAAAACCCCTAGATATGACTTGTTTCATGGTTTTGAACTACTTCAAACTGTTTTAAAGCTATCAGTCTATAATACAACTGAATGACTAAATAAAACTATTTTACGCTTAATACTAAAttgtaaagccttatccttgaagtaccctttatgcatctatcaaccatTCGAAGTAATacagggcttgctgagtaccttctgtactcactcttgctgttattcagatgaggaagccacTGTCGACTAAGTCGAGGATGGAGGTACGGATGAAGAGTAGAGTTggaagtcacgttcgcaccctagtTGTATGTGTCTTGGGTAGTTCTTTATGTTGTGCTTTTATTGGCCGTTAGGCCAAGTTTGTAATATACCGTATGattttgtaaaccttttgtatTCTGAACCTTAATAtcttatgtacgaagtttgacggTGATACCATGATTGTTATACTATGTGTATCAGTTACTTGATCCAAgaactgatacaggaggcataggagatcccagGAAGTCGAGGTCTTACATGTTGAAAGAGCATTCTCAACAATGAAAATAATCATGTCTAAATTGCGCAATAAGATGTCAAATAAATGGTTCAATCATTTGATGATCTGTTACATTGAGAGAGATCTATTTAAATCACTGATGAAGAATTCCTTCTTTAGTGGCTCCAAGGCATCAAGACTCAAAAAATGCAATTGCCTTGTAACTGTAGCCCTAATTAGTTAGCATTTTCTTTATGTAAGTTTCATTATCTACTTGTgaacatattttcttttatctgaCAATAGGGGGGGTGAAGAACTAAATAACTAACCCAATTTTGTTTATTTATACAATTCATTTGAAGGTATGGTACTATGCTTGAAAATTTATTGGCGGGTCGATGAATCTTTTGTAGCGAGGTAATCATTGTCTCTTGTTCCttctttcaaaattttaatatttgaaTGTTGCTTTATAAATTAGAGAATATTTTTCGTAATAATTATTGCTTTATAAGTTTTCCCAGGCTGTCCAAATTTTCTAGCTCTACGCCACTGATGATACCTATTGTTATTAGTAGTACTCTTGATATAGCATATGCCATGCTTGCCACCAAACTGCAATTGATAAGTCCTAAAAAAACTGCAATTGACCAACATATATGGCTGATATAAAAAAATGCAATTGATTCATTTTCATGGATGATAACCTTGAGCAAGCAAAAAAATGAAGCTTTTGCTATGTGTGTTTGAACAACTATCTGGTCTCAAGATCAACTTTCATAAAAGTGAGACTTTTTGCTATGGGGAGGCCAAACAATATGAAGACCAGTACTCATATTTATTTGGATGTGATATTGTTTCTTTGCCGTTTAGATATCTTGGCATTCCGATGATTCACAGGAAACTAAGAAATAGTGATTGGAAGGGGCTGAAGAAAAGTTTAAGAGGAAATTGAGCAGTTGGAAGGCGAAGCTTATGTCTATTGGAGGAAGATTAGTACTCCTAAACTCAATGTTAAGCTATCTACCTGTAATCATGATGTCCTTCTTTGAGCCCCCGGGTGTCATTAAACGACTAGATTATCTTTGATCCAGATTCTTTTGGCTAGGGGATAGccataaaaagaaatatcggCTAGCTCGTTGGGATATACTTTGCCAACCAAAAGACTTGGGTGGATTAGGAATTACTAATCTCTCAGTTAAGAATATTTGCCTCAGCAAATGGCTTTATAGATTACCTAATGAGGATGGGGTTTGAAACAATTGCTCAGAAATAAATACCTTGGCGGTAAATCTCTCACACAGGTTGAGGGGAAACTAGGAGATTCACACTTTTGGTCTAGACTTATTAAAGTGAAAAATGTTTTTCTCATATGGGGATCTTTCCAAATTATGGATGGTAGCCAAGCTAGATTCTGGAATGATAGTTGGTTAGGTAATACCACTCTGAGGGAACAATACCCGTCACTGTATAATATGGttagaaagaaacaaaacacaGTGGCGAAGGTCATGAGTTCCATACCGCTAAACCTCTCATTTCGTAGACTAATTATTGGGGATAAACAAATCGTTTGGCATAATATGGTGTCCAAGTTAGTTCATGTTCACTAATGCAGTGGACGGGACATCTTTAAATGGGGTTGCATTCGAATGGAAATTTTTCGGTTCATTCAATGTACAATCAAATAATAACACAACCCATTTCTGTCTCTACAAGAGGTCCATGGAAGCTTAAGCTCCAGCTCAAAATCAAGATTTTCTTGTATAGGTGTAATTTTGACAAAGGATAATTTGACTAAAAGAAATTGGAAAGGTAGCTTAAAATGTTTCTTTTGCAACCACAATGAAAATATATAACATTTTTTAATGTCATTTTGCAAGGTACATTTGGCACATAATCACTATTATCTTAGGAATCAAGAAATCTAACGGTATACGTCATATAATAGGAAATTGGCTAAAGACAAGGAGAGCTACTTCTAATTCCTAAGCTCTATTTGAAGCGGCTACCATTTTTTGTCTATATGCCTCTTCTGTGATAAtatgtttttaataaaaaaatattctacaaATTTTATGTAGGCAATTTTCAGAGGAACCTATTGATTATGATTCTGGCTGCTGTTATAAAAGGAAACACAAAAAGAAGATATTCTATAGGCATGCCATTATTTGGAGGTGATGGCTATACAAATCTTCGTCAATAATGGATGGTCGTATAATCATAGACTATTTGGTTGATGGTTTTTATTTAAACCTTGTTTTTGATATGATTAATAGATGATGTAATAATGAATGTAGCCTGTATGCATCGGAGGATGCAAAAGGTGAGAACCGGTTCCTTTATCTAAAGAAAATATGCAACTGGGGCCTGAAGAAAACTGAGGAATTAATGAAGCAACGATTCAGTGGCTAGAAAAACACTATAATAGTCTCACTTTTCTTATGCTATTTCTGTTCTTGGTTGGACTTGGATTTGACCGTATCTCTTGTTGTGCAGATTAAGCTATAGAACAGGATTGCTCGGTCACCTCATATACTTAGAAGTAGAACCCACTTACGATTGCTGATTATTTTAATAGACGATACATAGATGCATGCATCTGGTATGTATGTGCAAATCAAGTTTCAAACATGGGCTATCTAGCCACAACTTGGCAACCTCCCtcgcccatgcatgcatgtgggtATAATCTACTGACAATTATTTCGTATCGAAACTTTGATTTGCTTTGACCTATTTGATCCGGATCATGTGGCTGCAGAGAGGAAGCGTGTCTGCACTCTGCAATGCAACAAGCAAACAAGTAGTAAATTAAAGCTGCAACTAGCTGCTGCTACAATGAATTTGAGCAGTTTTCAGAGCCCATGCAGGTTAAGAACATCCAGGTTGAACGGCGAGTCAAACTAAGCATGGGCAGTAGACAGCAGAAGATTCTATTTTTACTGAATTGTCTTCTCTGTAGCTATCTTGGCCAAAATAACTAACTGTGCGTTGTATGTAGGATAAACATTTGACTATTGTTCCTACCTATTCACTGCTTGATCCAATCTTGCATTTATGGTTTTAACTAGTCCTCGTTTTGAAGAATCAAATGTCAAAGACTATTTCTTCATAGCTTGTGCGTAATAATCCTGAACTTGCAGAAACTAACGCCTTGCTCAACTGGTGGTTCAGCTGTAAGAAACCGTCGGGGAACATTAGTTCCCGCGTTAAGCATTTCACATGACATCAAACAATCGTTTCTTTTAAACGATCAAACCCAACAAATTAAGCAATTTCTACTGCCTACTTAGAGGACTTTCGTGTCTATTCTTTTGTCTAGGATAATAGAGAAAGAGATCAGCTGATGGATTCAGGCATTCAGCTGCGCTGTTTCCACTCCAAATACGAGGAAAAGGTCATGTGCGGCTAATCCAATTGAGCCAAGAGCCCAAGCGTGTGACTagcattcattttttttatttgatttggtACCTGATCGCTGCATTTTTCTCCTCAAAAGATAAAATGATCTATGCATGCTATATCTAGTCAGATTTTTGTGTGGCGGCTGCTTTAGGTCATCTAGAAGCGAGTAAGAGACAATGGTTGAGAAAGAAACTAAGTGAAAGGTGTATATGCTAAGTCATTCAGGCGGTATGTATGTTGCAGCCATGAAGCAAAAGTAACAGCGGGCCAAACTGTATTAAGTTCGAATTTAGTATTCTTCGACTCAATGGAAAGTAATATGCAGCCACCGAATGCTTACACAGTTCAGTTTAGCTATGTTTGCATATGCTGAATGAAGGGAACAGAATTGCAGGGCCATAatatggaaaaagaaaagtCGTCATGATcttaaaacaaatatatttaCAAAAGGATAATCTGGGTAATTACGGCTCCAAAATTTGTTATTTGTAAAAATGTCGTGTGTCTCACTAGCACGTGGGAAGACCCACATGTCACCATCACACACGATAGCATTTTCCAAAGGTACAAACTTAGCAATGGCACAGGGACACCGGAATTTTGTAAGGTTCTTGCGAAATGTACTGTAATATTCTTGTAAAGTTGTTGTGTTCCAAAATGCGGCCCTAAATTTTTTCATGTCCTAATTAACCAAACTAAACTACTATAATCTTGAAAATATTTTAGTCAAGCCGTTTCCACATAATATTGTTTCTTCAGAATTTTCTCAATTCAGGAACTAATGTTTATACACATGTATCCTGCAGAAAGAAATATAATTAATTCTCTAttataattcaaatacaatttgagCAAATGTTAAAGTCACCCTGATCAAGTAACTAACATGAGCGTAACAAAAGTTTTACTTGATACTCATCTTTCTATAGTTATTGCTCCATGATTTTGGCTGTTATTCATGATCCCGCTAGTGACTTACAGTAATGTCGTATCGTTTGTGTTTTCAAGAAAAATCGAACATACATAACAGCGTAACTGTAATGGACTAGAATAAAGATTACAATTAAGATAATTCTTAGCACAATCAAACACAAACTACGATATCACAATTAAATCACATTTTACAGCTGCCTAGCTATCCTAGCATATAATGATTTGGTGACATGCATCCATGACATTGAATACCAAAACCAGATGAAAACAGGACAGTATTATTCTACTGTTCATTGACAATGTGCCCCTGTTGCAAACTAGCACAAGTATCAGaattatcacatgaaatgaaatACTTGAATTGAGAATGCATAGCTTGATTTATTCCAAATGTACATTATCTAATGATCTACATCCATCAATAGATACATTTCGCCCATTAAATTGGAGACTATATATCAATAACATAAGAAAAATACATTATTTTTTGTTGAAACAAATAAAGAATTTGTACATCTACTAACCAAAACGTTTTAGTGAAAAACTAAAAAGGAGAATCAAAACGTATGCTCCTTTCATGTACAAATTATCAATGTAATGCACATGACATGGTGTATCAACAAGGGTATGATGCCTTCAAGTGTGCTGGCAAGCATGGCGAGTCCTTCCAAACCCTAGTGTGCGCCTTAAGCATCTCCTTTGCCCTGACCCTGGCCCTCTCGCCGGCATCCACCTGCAGCACCAGCAACAGCTTGGCCACCACCCCGACGGCAAGCATCTCCTGCAGCACAGCCGGCGTCGGTGAGTGCCTCGCCACGGCGTGGAGCGCGCGCACGGCGCTCTCGGTGGCGGCCAGGGACACCCGCATCGCTTTCTTAGACACGACGGCCAGCCCCGCCGGGTGCGCGACTAGCTCAGACCGCCCCTCCGCGCAGCCGCAGAGGTGGTCGACCACAATCACTGCCAGCTCTGTCACGCGCCGGCCGCCCTCGTCGAGGAGCAGCTCGACCAGCGCGGCCACCGCGCCGGCCTCGACGGCCTTCACGCGGTTCCGGCCCCACGGGCACAGGCGGCAGAGCACGTGAAGCGCCGCCCTCACGGCCTTGGAGGACACCCGGTCCACGACCACCCGTACCACCTCCTGCACCAGCTTGGCGCTCACCGTCGTCAGCCGCGCTGGCTCCATGACCGCTGTCAGCGCCTTCAGCAGAAGGATGCCGTACGTGCGCGACCGGTAGCTCGGGCGGCGCAGGACGGACGCCAAGGTGTCCAAGAAGTCGCCGTCCTTTTCTAGGATCTGAGCCAGGCTCTTCTCCGACGGCTTGAGCGAGTAGAGAACGCTGAGCGCGTCCTCCTCCTGCGAGCTCGTAGACGTCGGAGAATCCGGCTCCTCCAAGAACTCGTCGGCATCTTGGTCGGCATGCTTTGATGATTTAGACGTGGAGCGGCTGGTGGAAGAGTGCTTAGTGACGACAGAGACGAGGAACTCGACGGCGCCGGGGGTGGCCTTGACGCAGCGCCTGTTGCGGTCGCTCTCGGCGACGATGGCCTTGATCTCCCTTAGCGCGGCTACCTCATTCCCCTTCCCGCCGTGCCGGCCCTCGTCGAGGAGCGCGGCGACGCGGCAGGAGTCGAGGGGCGGGCGCGGGGTCGGGAATCGCTCGACCTGGTGCGCGGCGCACCAGGCCTGGATGAGACGGCGGAGCGTGTGGTTGGGCGTGGCCTCCCGCTCGTGGGGCGCGAGCGCGCTTCGCGTGACGGGGCAGGTAGCGTGGCCGTCGGAGAAGAGCCAGCGCTCGATGCTGGCGCGGTCGTAGGTGATGCCGGTGGCGAGCGTGACCGGGTCGCGCATGACCTCCAGCGAGATCGGGCACAGGAAGTAGTGCGGCACCTCGACCGCCGCCGACGAAGACGACGACAGGGAGAGCTCCATCTTGCGGTTAGTCTACGTGTGATCGGAATGAGGTACGGTGGTCGAGGAATCGGTTAATAGCTAGCTCGCGACGGGAGAGATCGTAGATCGATGAGGGGCGCGGAGAAGAAGATGGAGCTAGCTGTTTGTTGGGATTTGAACGAATGGAAGGGGAAGCAAGGGCGCGCGTTTTTATAGGTGTTGGATTGGAGGGCgggaggaagggaaggggatGCGAAAAAGTCAACCCGTGGCGGGGCGTGTTGAGTTTTTACGTGGGGTCAACGAATGGAGGTGGGTTGTTGCGGTGGCGTGCGTTAATCGATGgagcaattaattaattaatgtggGAAATCCATGAACTCGATCCCGTAAGTTACCCCTGTTTTCACTGTCCTCCTGGTAGATCATATTTTGACCTTGACATTTTCAAAAGTGGATATGCATCCGTAAACCCTTGGGTAATTAAGGCTCTTGTTTGCatctatttaaattattttttaatggaATCCCACTCGGATACACGAGATTGAATTAGGGGACGTAGTGACTTAATTACACGGTTCTATGGATTCTCCTACCGGTTAATCAGTAATTAATTATACTTTGTGTGGAGGGAGGTAAAATGGGGTGGGGTGGGGCCTACTTTGGTCTGAGGTCGGTGTTGGGTTGTGGAAGGTAAGGTACGGCTGACCATGCATGGAGGTTTGACTTTTAATTGATCCCTTCCGTGGTCTCTTCGATCGTTTCTTCAACGTGAAAGATTCCGTTCCAAGGTTGAAGTTCATGCGCTGCTCAATTAAGAAGGCTTGAGAACATGCGGAATATACTTGAAGattcgatcaaacttttaaaattttatttatagttttttaaaatatttagtttgaaaatataaaaattatatgtgcaaatttatttaaaaaatattttcatgatattatatttttattagatattatagatatattttaataaaaaacaatAATCAAATTTACATGTtaaaaaccataaaaacaaaaatcataatGTATTTTTGATCAGATGAATAGCTATTTGATCATGAATGGTTATGTATGGATGAGCATATATATATCCCAACCAACCGGTTCAACGTAGTAAGCCGCATGTTCGCTGCGGAACAATTCTAATTTTCAGATCCAGAGGATGTTTAATTGCAGCGCAGGGCAGCAGAATTCGTGTGAAAATTCCCTTCGTTCTGGAAAGGCTTTTAGGATCATATGTGAAAGAGAGTGAGGGGGAAAAGGTGAAAGCACAAATTCTTAATTGCGAATTGGAAAAATATGCCAATCCTTGCTGGAGGAAAACATTCAGAGGGGAAAAGAATACTAAATTAACAGTATTGTTTTGCAGGCACTAAGGTGTGTTTGTTCTTCGTACTGAGATCTTTCGAGTTATATCATATAAGTATGCTaagtaaaattatatttattaaaaagtaTTTGATTAGTTATATCTATTTTAATAGATGAAACtaagtttttatttggttgattaaaTTTGATGTCACATGAGTGAATATAAAAGTTAATATTGTGATTGATTACTcgtataaaataattttataatactaATAAGTAGACTCACTTACATGAACAGATGTAGATGTTGTATCTCTCACGATTGGTTGCGTAGTGAAGTTTGAATCATCACTTTCAAGTtaaaataaaactatatatttatatctatcaGATCAAAATAAAACAGTAAATATAAataatcatattttttaaaaaaattattcgtATTTACCAAACAAAAAGACATTCGAGCTCCCAAATGCACCGAAGCGTCGGCCACTGCGCAGCTATCGACCCGGTCCCGGCTTCTCCCCTGCACAACTGGGCCCACATGTCGGGCCTGTTTGACCGACCCAGAGCCGCCTCTCAAGGACTCGTCTGCCACTCTGCCCTATTATATCCGTCACGTGCCGTGCCGTGCATCTCTGACCGTTTGTTTGCCACTCCACCACCTGCGGATTTTCGTTTTTCACAGAGCATATGGATCCCTTCTTGTTCCGCTGTTTCCGACGCTCATCCCACTCGTGCCTCTGATCGGATCACAATAAACAACTGACACATAAAAATTAGTGCCGGTTTATTACGACCAACCGATGTCGATTAATCAGCAAAGAAACCTGCTGGGGTCAATTTATTAAAACTATGACCTTGCAACCTCGATCAACTATGATGTATAACTGGTTGATAACGTGCTAATTAAGGAAAGGGATAAGAGCGAAACTTAAGCCGAAATAATACTAATACCATTTTATTATATAtctaataatatatatacaaatttatatctttactacttaaaaaatacgtaaGTGATTCTGGCACCAGGCAAGACGTCCAGTCTCCAGTCCTATAGACTACACCTAAACTTCGCAGAAATTACCAACCTTATGTCACTTAATCTCTACTACTCCGCTCGTATGTGTTTCGCTCCCAGAAATCCCGCTCCCGTGTTTCGCCTCAGACTCGCGCGTCCACGTGCCCAGCGCACTACGCGTCATACACGTCAGCCACCTCCTACAACTCATGGCTGATATCCGCACATAAGCGGACCCAATAACTAGTAATTAGTATAAATAGATTATTGGtaaaaactttattcactctaaTGCCAATACACCACTCAAGCTATATGTAACTGTGCACCTGGAAAGAGGTGC
Coding sequences:
- the LOC133917532 gene encoding E3 ubiquitin-protein ligase PUB23-like, with product MELSLSSSSSAAVEVPHYFLCPISLEVMRDPVTLATGITYDRASIERWLFSDGHATCPVTRSALAPHEREATPNHTLRRLIQAWCAAHQVERFPTPRPPLDSCRVAALLDEGRHGGKGNEVAALREIKAIVAESDRNRRCVKATPGAVEFLVSVVTKHSSTSRSTSKSSKHADQDADEFLEEPDSPTSTSSQEEDALSVLYSLKPSEKSLAQILEKDGDFLDTLASVLRRPSYRSRTYGILLLKALTAVMEPARLTTVSAKLVQEVVRVVVDRVSSKAVRAALHVLCRLCPWGRNRVKAVEAGAVAALVELLLDEGGRRVTELAVIVVDHLCGCAEGRSELVAHPAGLAVVSKKAMRVSLAATESAVRALHAVARHSPTPAVLQEMLAVGVVAKLLLVLQVDAGERARVRAKEMLKAHTRVWKDSPCLPAHLKASYPC